A single genomic interval of Phycisphaerae bacterium harbors:
- a CDS encoding arylsulfatase, whose amino-acid sequence MTLAPSRRKSRRVVFALVLAALVGACRTAAVAGHRPLNVLLIVTDDQGIGDLSVTGNPVLRTPNLDRLAAGGARMTRFYVSPVCTPTRACLMTGRYNYRTRAIDTYVGRAMMEPAEVTVAEVLRDAGYATGIFGKWHLGDNYPMRAMDQGFTESLVIRGGGIGQPSDPPGGEGRYTDPILFHNGRQVQARGYCTDVFFDAAAEWIEKNSRQGRYFFAYIATNAPHEPLNDVPKEWYEHYRKMDLGPVLAGTKGRERSEREPEKLARIFAMIANIDDNLGKLMGRLETLGLLENTMVIFLTDNGPGTRRYVGNLRGMKSEVYEGGIRAAFLVHGPRMVKAGTLCDIPAAHIDVMPTILEACGVAVPAGLRFDGRSILPLLEGRSVNWPDRTIFIQSHRGDVPVPYHHFAAIGPRWKLLQASGFGKETPAGPPKFALYDIVADPAEQHDVAQQQPEIAARLKQSYEAWFEDVGRTRPDNYAPPRIEIGTAYENPVVLTRQNWRRGPGEQLHYGSNGTWLLQVAKEGSYSIRLRFPASDSGRTADIRIQDVQRTASVAAGAAESSFQGVMLRPGPAELRATLRLGDQVAGPWQADISGP is encoded by the coding sequence ATGACTCTCGCACCGAGTCGCCGCAAATCGCGCCGCGTGGTCTTCGCTCTGGTACTGGCCGCTCTGGTCGGTGCCTGCCGCACCGCGGCCGTCGCCGGGCATCGTCCGCTCAACGTGCTCCTGATCGTGACCGACGATCAGGGGATCGGCGACCTGAGCGTGACGGGCAATCCGGTGCTCAGGACACCCAACCTGGACCGGCTGGCAGCCGGTGGCGCGAGGATGACGCGTTTCTATGTCAGCCCGGTCTGCACACCGACGCGGGCGTGCCTGATGACCGGACGCTACAACTATCGCACCCGGGCCATCGATACCTACGTCGGCCGGGCGATGATGGAACCTGCCGAGGTCACCGTCGCGGAGGTCCTTCGCGATGCCGGGTACGCCACTGGGATCTTCGGCAAGTGGCACCTGGGGGACAATTATCCCATGCGGGCCATGGACCAGGGGTTCACGGAATCGCTGGTCATTCGCGGCGGGGGGATCGGACAACCCTCCGATCCGCCCGGCGGAGAGGGCAGGTACACCGATCCGATCCTGTTTCACAACGGGCGGCAGGTCCAGGCCAGAGGGTACTGCACGGACGTGTTCTTCGACGCGGCGGCAGAGTGGATCGAAAAGAACAGCAGGCAGGGGCGGTACTTCTTCGCGTACATCGCGACCAACGCGCCCCACGAGCCGCTCAACGACGTGCCCAAGGAGTGGTACGAGCATTACAGGAAGATGGACTTGGGCCCCGTGCTCGCCGGGACCAAGGGCCGAGAGAGGTCCGAGCGGGAGCCGGAGAAGCTGGCCCGCATCTTCGCGATGATCGCCAATATTGACGACAACCTCGGGAAGCTGATGGGCAGGCTCGAGACCCTCGGTCTCCTCGAAAACACGATGGTGATCTTCCTCACCGACAACGGACCGGGTACCCGCCGATACGTGGGCAACCTGCGGGGGATGAAGAGCGAGGTGTACGAGGGCGGAATCCGCGCCGCGTTCCTCGTGCATGGGCCGAGAATGGTCAAGGCCGGCACGCTGTGCGACATCCCGGCTGCACATATCGACGTGATGCCGACCATCCTGGAGGCATGCGGAGTCGCAGTCCCTGCAGGCCTTAGATTCGACGGCCGGAGCATTCTGCCACTGCTCGAGGGCCGCAGCGTCAACTGGCCTGACCGCACGATCTTCATTCAGTCACACCGCGGCGACGTGCCGGTGCCGTACCATCACTTTGCCGCCATCGGTCCGCGCTGGAAGCTCCTTCAGGCCTCCGGCTTCGGCAAGGAGACGCCGGCTGGCCCGCCAAAGTTCGCCCTGTATGACATCGTCGCCGACCCTGCCGAGCAGCACGATGTGGCCCAGCAGCAGCCGGAGATCGCCGCTCGGCTGAAGCAGTCCTACGAAGCCTGGTTTGAGGACGTCGGCAGGACACGGCCGGACAACTACGCGCCGCCCCGCATCGAAATCGGCACAGCGTACGAGAATCCGGTTGTGCTGACACGCCAGAACTGGCGCCGCGGACCGGGCGAGCAGCTGCACTACGGATCGAACGGCACGTGGTTGCTGCAGGTTGCCAAAGAGGGAAGCTACAGCATCCGGTTGCGCTTTCCGGCCAGCGACTCGGGCCGGACGGCAGACATCAGAATTCAGGATGTCCAGCGCACAGCATCGGTCGCTGCGGGTGCGGCCGAATCGAGCTTCCAGGGCGTCATGCTCAGGCCGGGCCCTGCGGAATTGCGGGCCACGCTCAGGTTGGGCGACCAGGTTGCCGGACCGTGGCAGGCAGACATCAGCGGGCCATGA